The following coding sequences lie in one Methanopyrus sp. SNP6 genomic window:
- the trpE gene encoding anthranilate synthase component I, translated as MRLTVRELDVDRSPDEVYAALRMLSSHTFLLESAEIGASGRYSFVGFSPALKVECVDGRVRVDVGDPEYAELVVEGRKETDEDYFQLMRRVFSRIPKVEGSGFVGGLVGYISYDVVEDWLDIKPTTIADPEWPSFELCLYDSVIRFDHYEDRVELISVHPDDYEVEWTAEAIEECVREVSGRTVPKVYRMGELRRDLEKEEFEGIVERAKEYIVSGDIFQVVLSRRVEVRAVADPLEVYRRLRDINPSPYMYCLEFGERRIIGSSPETLVRLEGDHIVTKPIAGTRPRGSTPEEDKELTREMLKDEKELAEHAMLVDLARNDVGKVSKPGTVEVTRLMEVEKYSHVQHIVSEVVGERKDGVTPWDVLRATFPAGTVSGAPKVRAMEIIDELEVYKRGPYAGGVGYVSWTGDMDFAISIRTIFSTGRRWFTQAGAGIVYDSVPENEWFETENKMKAMVGAILEETSSDQ; from the coding sequence GTGCGCTTGACGGTAAGAGAGTTAGACGTAGACAGGTCTCCTGACGAGGTTTACGCAGCCCTGAGGATGCTGTCCTCACACACGTTCCTACTCGAGTCAGCCGAGATCGGTGCCAGCGGCCGATACTCCTTCGTAGGTTTCTCACCTGCGCTCAAGGTAGAGTGTGTCGACGGTCGAGTCCGCGTGGACGTCGGTGATCCGGAGTACGCTGAATTGGTAGTCGAAGGTCGAAAGGAAACCGATGAGGACTACTTCCAACTCATGCGCCGAGTGTTCTCCCGGATCCCGAAGGTCGAGGGATCCGGATTCGTCGGCGGTCTCGTAGGCTACATATCGTACGATGTCGTCGAGGACTGGCTGGACATCAAGCCAACTACTATCGCCGACCCGGAGTGGCCGTCCTTCGAGCTGTGTCTCTACGACTCGGTGATACGCTTCGATCACTACGAGGATCGAGTTGAGCTGATTTCCGTCCATCCCGATGACTATGAGGTCGAGTGGACGGCGGAGGCGATCGAAGAGTGTGTTCGAGAAGTGAGTGGACGGACGGTCCCCAAGGTGTACAGGATGGGGGAACTGAGGCGGGACCTGGAGAAAGAGGAGTTCGAGGGCATCGTCGAGCGAGCGAAGGAGTACATAGTCTCTGGGGACATTTTCCAAGTCGTACTCTCGAGACGAGTGGAGGTGCGGGCGGTCGCGGATCCACTCGAAGTGTACCGGAGACTCCGCGACATCAACCCGTCCCCATACATGTACTGCCTGGAGTTTGGCGAGCGGAGGATAATCGGATCCAGCCCCGAGACGCTCGTCCGGTTAGAAGGTGATCACATCGTTACGAAACCCATAGCCGGCACTAGACCTCGAGGCAGTACCCCGGAAGAGGATAAGGAGCTGACCCGCGAGATGCTCAAAGACGAGAAAGAACTCGCAGAGCACGCGATGCTCGTAGACCTCGCCAGGAACGACGTTGGTAAAGTCTCAAAGCCCGGGACGGTCGAAGTCACGCGGCTTATGGAAGTTGAGAAATACAGCCATGTACAGCACATCGTGTCCGAGGTGGTGGGTGAGAGGAAAGATGGAGTCACCCCGTGGGACGTACTCCGTGCGACGTTTCCGGCCGGGACGGTTTCCGGGGCCCCTAAGGTGAGGGCTATGGAGATCATCGATGAGCTGGAAGTGTACAAGCGAGGTCCATACGCCGGAGGCGTCGGATACGTCAGCTGGACTGGAGATATGGACTTCGCGATATCGATCCGTACCATTTTCTCAACGGGTCGTCGATGGTTTACGCAGGCGGGTGCCGGTATCGTGTACGACTCGGTGCCTGAAAACGAGTGGTTCGAAACTGAAAATAAAATGAAGGCAATGGTGGGAGCTATCCTTGAGGAGACTAGTTCTGATCAATAA
- a CDS encoding stage II sporulation protein M: protein MGSPWRYIVAVIDVFLISSLLGMITYFMLPSLPDIVLRITCQKVEALARLLPLPMERFTMSITIWNAMAILMSTFGGLVALTLDRLATRYASGVFRRTFGNPPYAPILVKLARKLGFDVRRYKEADVILTLKLGPLLVPAINGFAAGAFAMWILQNFGPVSLLGAALLPHGVIEFPMLIIAGAMGVHLADYLIYRVRLHEQWPRGNLEVPGWVIRNMAVCIAGLIVAAYLEVHVTPIVVGCAMKCA from the coding sequence GTGGGAAGTCCCTGGCGCTATATCGTGGCGGTGATCGACGTCTTCCTTATTTCGAGCTTACTGGGAATGATCACGTACTTCATGCTTCCTTCCCTTCCCGACATCGTCCTTCGGATTACGTGTCAGAAGGTGGAAGCACTCGCGCGTCTCCTACCCTTACCGATGGAGCGATTCACTATGTCTATCACGATATGGAACGCCATGGCGATACTAATGAGCACGTTCGGCGGCCTGGTAGCGTTAACTCTGGACCGGCTGGCGACGAGGTACGCTTCCGGCGTCTTCCGCAGAACCTTTGGTAACCCTCCGTACGCTCCGATCCTCGTCAAATTAGCTCGCAAGCTCGGGTTCGACGTACGGCGATATAAAGAGGCCGACGTGATACTGACGCTGAAACTCGGACCGCTGCTGGTTCCAGCGATCAACGGGTTCGCCGCTGGAGCCTTCGCGATGTGGATATTGCAGAACTTTGGCCCGGTCTCCCTACTGGGTGCGGCTTTACTCCCCCACGGAGTAATCGAATTCCCGATGCTGATCATCGCGGGAGCTATGGGCGTGCATCTGGCCGATTACTTGATCTATAGAGTCCGTCTCCACGAGCAGTGGCCTCGCGGGAACTTGGAGGTTCCAGGTTGGGTAATACGTAACATGGCCGTTTGTATCGCAGGCTTGATCGTCGCCGCGTACTTGGAAGTTCATGTAACACCGATAGTAGTAGGGTGTGCTATGAAGTGCGCTTGA
- the sepS gene encoding O-phosphoserine--tRNA ligase codes for MPFDRDKLEELKSLAQRDFDRAWKEGAKLVQKPGLRDRYPKLKVETGEPHPLFETIQQLREAYLRAGFKEVVNPVIIPEEEVYKQFGPEAAAVLDRCFYLAGLPRPDVGLGADKVGKLAEVLGREPSEEEVERLRETLHAYKKGEVDGDELTHEIAEALDTDDGTAVRVLDEVFPELKRMKPEPLEPPLTLRSHMTAGWFITISEILKREDPPLRLFSIDRCFRREQREDESHLMTYHSASCVVVGDDVTVDTGKAVAEAILRQFGFEDFEFIPDEKMSKYYVPGTQTEVYAYHPDLEDSIEDENLGPGWVEIATFGLYSPVALAEYGIEYPVMNLGIGVERLCMVLHGIDDVRSLAYVEYEPWEPSDLELARMIDYERKPATSFGEQLVREVVRGLQEHADEEGPVEVELFRGEFGDRKVVIHAVEEERGEPLAGPAAFNRVYVLDGSLYAVPPEGDFGREIREKGVYSGVSFEEGLAARLAYEVEELLATGGGETTVSVRKVSRPSQVNLSLPRKLLRYVTKKGGEIKIEGPVFVTFRAEVR; via the coding sequence ATGCCGTTCGACCGTGACAAGCTGGAGGAACTGAAATCCTTAGCCCAGCGCGACTTCGATCGGGCCTGGAAAGAAGGTGCGAAGCTAGTTCAAAAACCGGGACTTCGGGACAGGTACCCGAAGCTCAAAGTGGAAACTGGCGAGCCCCATCCATTGTTCGAGACGATTCAGCAGCTGAGGGAAGCGTACCTGCGCGCAGGCTTCAAGGAGGTCGTGAATCCGGTTATCATTCCCGAGGAGGAAGTGTACAAGCAGTTCGGCCCGGAGGCTGCGGCTGTCTTGGATCGGTGCTTCTACCTCGCCGGACTCCCGCGTCCGGACGTGGGGTTGGGAGCGGACAAGGTCGGGAAGCTGGCGGAGGTGTTGGGCCGGGAACCGTCCGAAGAGGAGGTGGAACGACTGAGGGAAACCCTGCACGCGTACAAGAAGGGTGAGGTCGATGGTGACGAGTTGACACACGAGATCGCGGAGGCCCTTGACACGGATGACGGGACGGCGGTAAGGGTACTGGACGAAGTCTTTCCCGAGCTCAAGCGCATGAAGCCCGAACCGCTAGAGCCTCCGCTCACCCTCCGATCACACATGACCGCGGGTTGGTTTATAACGATCTCGGAGATACTGAAACGTGAGGACCCACCTCTGAGATTGTTCTCCATCGACAGGTGCTTCCGGCGTGAGCAGCGCGAGGACGAGAGTCACTTGATGACGTACCACTCCGCGTCGTGCGTCGTAGTCGGCGACGACGTGACCGTGGATACCGGGAAGGCAGTGGCGGAGGCGATCCTCCGGCAGTTTGGGTTCGAAGACTTCGAGTTCATACCCGACGAGAAGATGTCCAAGTACTACGTTCCCGGGACACAGACTGAGGTGTACGCCTATCACCCCGACCTGGAGGACTCCATCGAGGACGAGAATTTAGGACCGGGTTGGGTGGAGATAGCGACGTTCGGGCTGTACTCACCGGTGGCGCTGGCGGAGTACGGGATCGAATATCCGGTCATGAACCTCGGGATCGGCGTGGAACGACTTTGCATGGTCCTCCACGGTATCGACGACGTGCGTTCCCTTGCATATGTAGAGTACGAACCGTGGGAACCTTCGGATCTGGAGCTGGCTAGGATGATCGACTACGAGCGGAAGCCGGCTACGTCGTTCGGGGAACAGCTAGTCCGTGAGGTGGTGCGAGGGCTCCAGGAGCACGCCGACGAGGAGGGACCCGTGGAAGTCGAGTTGTTCCGCGGGGAGTTCGGCGATCGGAAGGTGGTAATCCACGCCGTCGAGGAAGAGAGGGGAGAACCTCTCGCGGGACCCGCGGCCTTCAACCGCGTTTACGTCCTCGATGGGAGCCTGTACGCCGTCCCGCCCGAGGGCGACTTCGGTCGTGAGATCCGCGAGAAAGGCGTGTATTCCGGAGTATCTTTCGAAGAAGGGCTGGCGGCGCGGCTGGCTTACGAAGTAGAGGAGCTGCTCGCGACCGGAGGGGGGGAGACCACGGTGTCAGTGCGTAAAGTGAGCCGCCCCTCTCAGGTTAACCTGAGTCTTCCTCGGAAGCTGTTGCGCTACGTAACCAAAAAAGGAGGTGAGATCAAAATTGAGGGGCCGGTGTTCGTGACATTCAGAGCCGAAGTCAGGTGA